In the Agelaius phoeniceus isolate bAgePho1 chromosome 11, bAgePho1.hap1, whole genome shotgun sequence genome, one interval contains:
- the LOC129125057 gene encoding protein BTG1-like, which translates to MGAGPGGAPGPRPAGAPERCPAGRAVRVSGCPCVRAGPAPPRPAQQTRPVPPAPCGCCAEPPPAAGAGPGGAGSGAGADMRTEISTAAAFVTRLLRAAGGVGEEQLRCFRECLQEAMREHYRHHWFPLVPSKGSGYRCIRINHKMDPLIGKAAGMIGLSHERLFQLLPSELTLWVDPFEVSYRIGEDGSICVLYESPQPGGKAAKQLESRTSCKEEWRIGRSSPSKSYNMMTVSS; encoded by the exons ATgggcgccgggccgggcggagcgCCGGGGCCGCGTCCGGCCGGTGCCCCCGAGCGCTGCCCGGCAGGGCGGGCTGTCCGTGTGTCGGGCTGTCCGTGCGTCCGCGCCGGTCCCGCCCCCCCGCGGCCGGCACAACAaacccgccccgtcccgcccgcGCCGTGCGGCTGTTGCGCGGAGCCGCCCCCGGccgcgggggccgggccgggcggcgctggcagcggggccggggcggacATGAGGACCGAGATCTCCACGGCGGCCGCGTTCGTCACCCGCCTCCTGCGGGCCGCCGGCGGGGTCGGCGAGGAGCAGCTGCGGTGCTTCCGCGAGTGCCTGCAGGAGGCGATGCGCG AGCACTACAGGCACCACTGGTTCCCCCTGGTGCCCTCCAAGGGCTCCGGCTACCGCTGCATCAGGATCAACCATAAGATGGACCCCTTGATAGGAAAGGCGGCGGGGATGATCGGACTGAGCCACGAGAGGCTCTTCCAGCTCTTACCCAGTGAATTAACGCTGTGGGTCGACCCCTTCGAAGTGTCCTATCGCATAGGTGAGGACGGGTCTATCTGTGTGCTGTACGAAAGCCCCCAGCCTGGGGGGAAGGCGGCCAAACAGCTGGAGAGCAGGACCAGCTGCAAGGAGGAGTGGAGGATTGGCAGATCCAGCCCTTCCAAGAGTTACAACATGATGACGGTTTCTAGTTAA